The Vicia villosa cultivar HV-30 ecotype Madison, WI linkage group LG1, Vvil1.0, whole genome shotgun sequence genome includes a region encoding these proteins:
- the LOC131642724 gene encoding uncharacterized protein LOC131642724, whose translation MNGRDSVVCPKPRRIGFNFGVNDRPARGFRWHLSCQIEPCDSNSSGSNPLDTILTKDVDCDMEHLCPPVASSPPFFCGSPPSRVANPLIQDARFGDENFPPLSPSSWVVLPTPSGLPPSPSSSARKGGCVRANFGNNPAVRVEGFDCLDRDSRNCSIPALA comes from the exons ATGAACGGAAGAGATTCGGTGGTTTGTCCTAAGCCTCGCCGGATCGGATTCAATTTTGGTGTTAACGACCGTCCGGCAAGAGGCTTCCGGTGGCATCTCAg TTGCCAGATTGAACCGTGTGATTCGAACTCCTCTGGCTCAAATCCCTTGGATACCATCCTCACCAAG GATGTTGATTGTGATATGGAACATTTATGTCCTCCGGTAGCCTCGTCGCCCCCATTTTTTTGCGGGTCACCGCCGAGCAGAGTAGCTAACCCACTAATTCAGGATGCCCGATTCGGGGATGAGAATTTTCCGCCTCTCTCACCATCGTCTTGGGTGGTGCTTCCCACCCCATCCGGTCTGCCACCTTCTCCCTCATCCTCTGCAAGGAAGGGAGGATGTGTTCGGGCCAATTTTGGCAACAATCCGGCGGTGAGAGTTGAAGGATTTGATTGCCTTGACAGGGACAGCCGTAATTGCAGCATCCCTGCCTTGGCTTAg
- the LOC131642730 gene encoding large ribosomal subunit protein uL15c, with the protein MSAASLIPVSWLPSLASPFKGNVKTLLAKPCLCPCLKIQRPKYRVSVVNKKDSAYVKPDGENVRFRLDNLGPQPGSRKRAKRKGRGIAAGQGASCGFGMRGQKSRSGPGIMRGFEGGQMPLYRRLPKLRGIAGGMRAGLPKYVNVNLTDIENAGFQDGDEVSLETLKEKRVINPSGRERKLPLKILADGELSKKLTIKACAFSTSAKEKLESAGCSLIVLPGRKKWVKPSVAKNTARADEYFAKKRGETASEPAPV; encoded by the exons ATGAGTGCTGCTTCTCTCATTCCTGTATCATGGTTACCCTCACTCGCTTCACCTTTCAAg GGAAATGTGAAAACTTTGTTGGCAAAACCATGTTTATGTCCATGTCTCAAGATTCAGAGACCAAAATACCGTGTTTCTGTAGTTAACAAGAAGGATTCTGCTTATGTCAAGCCCGACGGTGAGAATGTTAGGTTTAGGTTGGATAATTTGGGTCCTCAGCCTGGTTCCAGAAAGAGAGCCAAGAGAAAGGGAAGAGGTATTGCTGCGGGACAAGGAGCGAGTTGTGGGTTTGGAATGAGGGGTCAGAAGTCGAGATCTGGACCCGGGATTATGAGGGGTTTTGAAGGTGGTCAAATGCCGCTTTATAGAAGATTGCCTAAACTTAGAGGAATTGCTGGAG GTATGCGTGCGGGATTGCCAAAATATGTCAATGTAAATCTTACGGACATTGAAAATGCTGGATTTCAAGATGGAGATGAGGTGTCTTTGGAGACACTGAAGGAGAAACGTGTGATCAACCCTTCAGGAAGAGAACGGAAACTTCCTCTGAAG ATTTTGGCTGATGGAGAACTAAGCAAGAAGTTGACAATAAAAGCTTGTGCCTTTTCCACATCTGCAAAGGAGAAACTCGAGTCTGCTGGTTGTTCCCTCATCGTGCTTCCCGGCCGTAAGAAATGGGTTAAGCCATCCGTTGCCAAAAACACTGCACGTGCCGATGAATACTTTGCCAAGAAGCGCGGTGAAACTGCTTCTGAACCAGCCCCTGTTTGA